The stretch of DNA TTATTTGGTATAGTAGTACTTTTTGATTTTTTAATTATGATTTTTAATATTAAATATAATGGTTTCTGGAATGGTTTTGATTTTATACCTATAATTTCATTAATATGGCTTATATTTAAAGAAAAAACACCTGTAATTCCCCAAATTAACAAATTAAATTCGTTAAAATATATGAAATATGTATTTTTCGCTGTTTTTCTTCTAATAATATTATTACCAGTATATAACATTATAAATATTTCATTCTCAGGGACAAATAATATTATAATGACACTATTTCCAGAAAAGATAACTATAGATAATTATGTTAAAATATTTTCTGATTTACATATTGAACAAAATTTAAAGAATACAATAATAATAGCATTATTAACCGCTATAATGGTTCCGGTTATATCGTATCCTTTGGCTATGTATATATCAAAAAAGACTCTTAGATGGGTATTGCCTGTACTTATATTTTTAGATTTTTTAGGTGGAGTCCATTCAATTATCGCATTATTTATGGTATTTAAGAAATTGAATTTATTAAATTCATTATTTGGTGTATCTTTGGTTTATACAACACATACATTACCAATGGCGACGTTTTTAATAAAAGGTTATATCGATAAAATACCAAAAGAAATAGAAGAAACAGCGATACTAGATACCACAAAAATAAAATCATATTTTTATATAATCTTTCCATTAACAATTCCTGCAATTCTTGTATCTTCATTGATTGGATTTATGAAAGGATGGAATGGATTTATACCTTCTTTAATGCTTTTAAGTAAAGATTCATTATATCCACTTTCAGTGAAATTATATACTCTTATAGGAGAACCAGGAACATCATATCCCAGATGGGATCTTTTTTCAGCAGCATCAATATTAAATATTTTATTCTTAGGAATTATATTTATAATGATAAGAAAACCATTAATGAATGGTGTGTTAAAGAACAGTTATTGATTAGGGAGGGATAGAATGAAAATAAAGGATATTATTCCTGTGGCACTTGGAAATGAAAAACCAGATGTTTTATTAAAAAATGCAAGATTAGTAAATGTTTTTACTGGAGAAATAGAAGAAACAAATGTTGCTTTATTTAGAAAAAGAATAGCAGGTATAGGTGATTATGATGATGGAAAAGAAATAATAGATTTAGAAGGTATGTATTTATTACCGGGATTTATCAATGCTCATTTGCATATAGAAAGTTCTATGCTATCACCAAGACAATTTGCAAAAGCTGTTTTATTAAGAGGTACAACCACAGTAATTGCAGACCCTCATGAAATTTCTAATGTTTTAGGATTAGATGGTTTAGAATATATGATAAAATCCACTGAAGGAATACCGTTAAATGTATATATAGCTATTCCTTCAGCAGTTCCAGCAACAAGTATGGAAACATCTGGTGCAAGACTTGGTCCGGAAGATATGGTTGGGTTTGTAGATTCTTATCCAAATAGGATAATAGCATTAGGAGAAGTAATGAATTTTCCAGGGGTTATTAATAGAGATTCTGAATTGTTAACAAAAATAGAAATTCTCAGGCATATGTATAAAAAAATAGATGGACATGCTCCGGGAGTTACAGGTAAAGAATTAAACGCATATATTGATGCGTTTATCAGGTCTGATCATGAATGTACAACAAAGGAAGAAGCGTTAGAAAAAATTAGTAAGGGTATGCAAGTATTTATAAGAGAAGGAACAGCAGCAAAAAATCTAGATGCTTTAATTGATGCTGTGAATGTTATGAATCATCACAGTTTTTCTTTTTGTACAGATGATAGAGAACCTCTTGATATATTAAAAGATGGTGATATAGATTATCTTGTTAGAAGAAGTATAGAAAAAGGAATAGATCCAATAATTGCAATTAGAATGGCAACAATAAATACAGCGAGATATTATAATTTGAGAAGTATGGGGGCGGTTTCTCCTGGTTATAAAGCAGACATGATTGTTGTTGAAGATCTTAAAAAGATGAATATAAAAATGGTATTTAAAGATTCAAAATTAGTGGTAAAAGATGGTAAGTTTATAGAAAAGATGGAAGGTGTATATAATGATATGCCTAAAAAATTTGGTAAAGTTGTATTACCAAAGTTTGCAGCAGAAGATTTAAAAGTAAAAAATAAGGGAGGAAAAATAAGAGTTATTAAAATATATGAAGGTTCATTATTAACTGATGAAATAATTGTTGAACCAAAGGTTGAAAATGGATATGTTGTACCTGATATAGAAAGGGATATTATAAAGATAGCAATTTTTGAAAGACATACAGGAACAAATTTCTCCATAGGTTTTGTTAATGGATTTGGGATAAAAAAAGGTGCAGTAGGAACAAGTGTTGGGCATGATTCGCATAATATAGGCGTTATTGGTGTAAATGATGAAGATATAGAAATAGCTGCTAAGGAAATAAAAAATATGAATGGGGGTATGGTAGTAGTAGAAAGTGGGAAAGTTCTTGCAAAATTGCCACTTCCTATTGCAGGATTAATGGCAGATACAGAATTAGAAGAGGTTGTAGAGAAGTTAGAATTTGTAGAAGAAAAGATGAAAGAATTAGGAGGGATTGATGCAACTTTCATGACATTATCTTTTATGCAATTGGCAGTTATACCAAATTTAAAAATCACCAATAATGGGTTGGTAAATGTTAATAAGCAGGAATATGTGGATTTATTTGTTGATTAGTCATTATTATGGATTTTAAAATTTAAAAATTTTATAGTATAATAAAATTAAAATTGTAATTATTGTAGATTCAGAAAGGGAGGGTTTAATATGAAAAAAATTTTGGTAGTATTATTAATTGCGTTATTATCATTAACGTTATTTGGTAAGGTAAAGGTTGCTTTGTTGATTAATGGGACATTAGGAGATAAATCATTTTTTGATTCTGCTGCAAGAGGTATGAAATGGGCAGAAGAACAATTGGGTGCAGAAACAAAAATTATTGAAATGGGGTATAATCCGGCAGAATGGGAACCAACATTAGAGGATATTTCTGATCTTGGAGAATACGATATAATTATTGTTGGAACATGGCAAATGGTTGAATTATTACAAAGAATAGCGCCATTATATCCAGATCAAAAATATGTAATTTTTGATGATGCAGTTGACTATTCACAAGGAAATTTAGATAATGTTTATTCAATAACTTATAAACAAAATGAAGGATCTTTTTTAGCAGGCGCATTGGCAGCATTAGTATCTAATTCAAAGAAATTCAAATATTCAGTTCCTGAAAAACATATTATAGGGTTTTTAGGAGGTATGGATATTCCTGTTATTAATGATTTCTTAGTTGGTTATATTGAAGGGGCAAAATACGTAGATCCTGACATAAAAGTTTTAGTTTCATATGTTGGAGCATGGAATGATCCAGCAAAAGGTAAGGAATTTACATTATCTATGTACAGACAAGGTGCAGATGTTGTATTTGCTGTTGCTGGTGAAACAGGAAATGGTGTATTAGCTGCAGCAAAAGAAATGGATAGATGGGCAATAGGTGTTGATTCTGATATGCAATTATTATATGAAGAAAAAGATATGGATATTGTAAAACATACATTAACCTCTATGATGAAAAATGTAGATTTTTCATTATTTAGAGCTATAAAATTATATGAAGAAGGAAAAATGCCATTAGGTAAAGCTGAAGCTCTTGGTTTGAAAGATAAAGGTGTAGGATTAGCTGATAATAAATATTTTGAAGAAGTTATGGAATCGGATCCGTGGGTTTTAGTAAAATTAAAGGATCTTGAATTAGCAATTATTAGAGGGGAAATTGAAGTATCAACAGCATATGGAATGAGCAATGAAGAGTTAAATAAAATTAGAAATTCTGTAAGACCATAATAACAAAAGAAAAATATAATATAAACAGATGGGGGCTGATAAAGCCCCTATGCTTTTAAAGTATAAGAAATCATTATTAAGAAAGGTGAGAGCTGTGAGTGATTTTGTTCTTGAGATGAGAAATATATGGAAAGTTTATCCAAATGGTGTTACAGCAAACAAGGGCGTAAACTTAAGGATAAAAAAAGGTGAAATCCATGCACTTCTTGGAGAAAATGGTGCGGGTAAAAGTACTTTAATGAAAATATTATTTGGTTTTGAAAAGCCCACAGAGGGTGAGATTTATTACAATGGAAAATTGGTACAAATCAATTCACCGTATAGGGCTATTGAACTTGGAATAGGCATGGTTCATCAACATTTTATGCTTGTTCCATCTTTAACTGTTGTAGAAAATGTGGTTCTAGGAATGGAACCAAGAAAAGGATTTTCAATAGATTTAAAAAAATCTATTGAATTTGTTGAAAATGAGATGAACAAATATGGTTTGCCAGTTCCTTTAAATGAAAAAGTAAAGGATATTAGTGTTGGTATGAAACAAAGGGTTGAAATAATAAAAACTCTAGTTAGAGGTGCAGATTTAATTATATTAGATGAACCAACTGCAGTATTAACACCGCAAGAAACTGTTGAACTTTTTAAAGCATTGAAAAATTTAACAGCGGCTGGGAAAACAGTTATTTTTATTACTCATAAATTAAATGAAGTAAAAGAAATTGCGGATAGAATAACAGTTTTAAGAAGAGGTAAAACAATTGGAGAAGCTGAGGTAAAAGATATAACAGAAAAAGATATGTCAAGAATGATGGTTGGTAGAGATGTTGATATAGAAATAGAAAAGGAACCAGCAAAACCAGGGAATATAGTTCTTGAAGCTAAGAATTTGGAATACACGCGTTTTGATGGGGTGAAGATGTTAAAAGGATTGAATTTGAAATTAAGACAGGGTGAGATTTTAGGTATAGCAGGTGTTGAAGGAAACGGACAAACAGAATTGGTAGATATTATTACAGGAATGGATAAGCCGGAAAAAGGTGAAATATTCATTTTTGGTAAAAACATGATGGATGCAGATAATCCTCATGAGTTTAGAAAAACTGGTATGAGTTTTATTCCAGCAGATAGGATGTTATATGGTGTTTCTAAAGAGGATACAATTGAAGAAAACTTAATTAGTGATAGATTTGAAAGAGAACCATTTTCGAATCACGGAGTTTTGGATTATAATGCAATTACAGATAATGCAAGGAAAATGATTCAAGAATTTGATATTAGAACAGATGGTCCAAAAACAGCGGTAAAGATGCTTTCTGGGGGGAATATCCAGAAAGTAGTTGTTGCAAGAGAATTTACGTCGAATTCTAAAATAATTATAGCTGATCAACCAACAAGAGGTATAGATATTGCAGCAGCTGATTTTATTAGAAGACGTCTTGTTAAGGAAAGGGATAATAATGTTGCAGTATTACTTGTATCTTCTGATTTAACCGAATTATTAAGTGTTTCTGATAGAATTTTGGTTATATATCATGGGGAATTTGTAGCACATTTTGAAGATATTTCAAAAATAGATGAAAATATTTTAGGAGAATATATGCTTGGAATAAAGAAAATGTCAAAAGAAGAAATGGGTGATTTAATATGAAATCTATGAAAAAATATGAAATATATAGAACAGCAATAGCTATAGGAATTGCTTTAATATTAGGATATATTTTAATATTAATAACAGTTTTTCCAAAAGGAGATATAGCTTTTGCAGAAAAACTAAAAACCGCATTAAACGATGCAAATGATTCGTTTAAAACATTCTTATTATCTCCAATATTAAAGTATAGAAGAGGATCATGGGTTTTTAATCTAAGGGGCTTTATACAATGGATAAATGAAAGTGTTCCTATTATGATTACTGGTCTTGCTGTTTCCTTAATTTTTACAGCAAAACATTTTAATATCGGTGCTGAAGGACAATTATTTTTAGGAGCAGCAATTGCTACAGGCGCAGCGATTTATTTTCCTTCAATTCCAATAATAACACCAATTATCATAATATTAATAGCCTCTTTGGTTGGTGCAGGGTGGTCTGCTATTCCAGGATATTTAAAATCAAAATGGAATGCATCGGAAGTTGTTACTTCTTTAATGCTTAATTATGTGGCGTTATATATGGGATTGTTTATTATAAAAACATTTTTAAGAGATCCAAATGCCGGGCAATTGGTATCTTTAAAATTTTCTGATTCGGCAACGTTATTTTTATTAAATACGAGATATAGATGGCATAGCGGAATTTTAATCGCTTTAGCAATGAGTTTTATATTATGGTTTGTAATGAAAAAAACGACATGGGGTTATAAGGTAAGATTAATAGGAAATAATAGATATTTTGCACATTATTCCGGTATTAATACACAAAAAACATTTTTCCAGGTTCATTTACTAAGTGGGGCAATAGCAGGTACTGCTGGAATAATAGAACTTTTAGGTTATTATGGGAGATTTGTGTGGTTATATTCTCCAGGGTATGGTTGGGATGGAATTATTATAGCAACGTTGGCAAGAAATAATCCTATATATGTTCCACTTGCAGCATTATTCTTATCGTATATTAGAGTTGGAGCTAAAACAATGGGAAGATATACAAATATACCACCAGAAATGGTTTCTATTTTACAAGCAACAATTATATTATTGGTAACTGCAGAGGCTTTCTTGTCACAGATGAGGCAAAGGGCTATTGAAAAAGAGGCGAAGCAGAGTGAAGAAGCAATTGGTGGTGAGATAAATGGATAATGCAGTATTAAATTCAATATTATCATGGGAGTTTGTTGCAGCTGGAATTAGGGTAACAACACCTGTTTTGTTAGCAGCTTTAGGCGCTTTGGTTGCAGAATTAGCAGGGACACCGAATATTGCTCTTGAAGGAACTATGTTATTTTCTGCATTTGTAGGGGTTATTATAAGTGGGTTTACGCAAAGTTTATGGCTTTCTGTTATAGGTGCATTGATAACAGGTATTATAATGTCTTCTATCCTTGCATATTTTTCTTTAAAGTTAAAAACAGATATAATAATGGCAGCTATAGCTTTAAATATTTTTGCAAGCGGAGGAACAATTTATGCATTATATTTATTAACTGGAGACAAAGGATCATCAGCTTCATTGAAATCATTAGTATTACCAAATATAGATATACCGATTATAAAAAACATACCTATTTTAGGGGATATATTAAGCGGGCATCATATATTAACTTATGTGGCTATAGTATTGGTCTTCTTAATTCAATATATGTTATATAGAACACCACTCGGATTAAGAATAAGGTCTGTTGGTGAGTCACCTGATGCAGCACGTTCTGTTGGTATTTCAGTATTTAAAACTCAATATACAGCATTAATAATTAGTGGTATGTTAGCAAGTTTAGGTGGAGTGTTTTTATCAATGGGATATGTATCCTGGTTTGCAAGAGATATGACATCAGGTAGAGGTTTTATTGCTTTAGCAGCACAGGCCTTAGGGGGTACATCTGCATATGGTGTTGCGCTTGGTTCATTATTATTCGGTTTTTCTGAAGCATTATCATTCTCTTTACAATTTTTGAATATACCATATGAAGTAACACAATCTATGCCTTTTATAATTACAGTAGGAGCATTAGCGTTTTATGCATGGAATAAAGCTAAAAATAGGAAAAATAGGGAATTATAGGAGGAATATTATGAAAAATAAAATCACCTTATTAGGATTGTTTACTGCATTTTTAATAGTTACATCATGGATTAAGATCCCGACACCTTTTGGTATTCCATTTACATTACAGGTTTTTGGAGTTATATTGACTATTTATTTTCTAAAAAAGGATGCCTGGAAAGCAGTATTGATTTATATATTATTAGGCGCTATAGGATTGCCTGTTTTTGCAGGGTTTGGTGGAGGAATTTCTGTGATTTTTGGACCCACTGGAGGATATATAATTGGTTTTTTATTGGCCACATTAGTAGCGTACTTGCCATTTGAGAATATAATTAATGGTTTTTTAGCAATAGCTATTATATATATTTTTGGCATAACAGGATTAATATTTAAACTGGATATATCTTTAATAAAGGCTATAAATATTGGTTTTTTACCTTTTATTTTATTTGATTCTCTAAAAGTTATTTTAGGTTATTATACATACAAACTTACACAAAAATATGAAATAGGAATAATAAAATAATAAAATAATAAAATAATTCTTTTTATAATAAAATACCTCCAAAGTAGGCAGTATAATAAACATTGTGCTGTTCGAAAAGGAGGTTTTTTATTTGGACTTTTAATAAATGAATGGTAGAATAATTTTGAGGTGATAATGTGATTTTAATGATAGATAATTATGATTCTTTCACATATAATCTTGTACATTATTTAAATCTGTTGAATGAAAAAGTGAAAGTTTTCAGGAATGATAAAATTGATATTGAAGATATTGAAAGAATGAATCCAGATATGATTGTGATATCTCCAGGTCCTAAAACGCCAGATGAAGCTGGAATATCACTTGAAATTATAAAACGTTTTAAGAAAAACATACCAATTTTTGGTGTATGTTTAGGTCATCAAACTATAGCACAAAGCTTTGGAGCGAAGATAATAAAAGCTATAGAGCCTGTTCATGGTAAGGTTTATTCAATAAAACATAATTCTAAAGGGATTTTTAAAGGGTTAAAAAATCCTTTGAAGGTTACAAGATATCATTCTCTTATTGTTTCTAAAAGAAATTTTCCAGATGAATTAGAAGTTACTGCAGAGTCTTTTGAAGGAGAAATTATGGCGTTAAAGCATAAAATTTATCCTATAGAAAGCGTTCAGTTTCATCCCGAAGCGATTTTGACAGAACAAGGACTTGATATGTTAAGAAACTTTTTAGCCTATGCAAAAAAATATAAGAAGGAGATAGAATGATAGAAAAAATAGAAACACAATTAAAATTATTAGACATATTTGCCGCACTTAAAAACAGAAAAAATACTGTATTTTTAGATAGTCAAAAAGATAAAAATAGATTAGGAAAATATTCATTTTTAGGATTATATCCATTTTTAATATTTAAAGTAAAAAATAATAAGATTATTATTGAAAAAGATAGAAAAATAAATGAATATTACGCCCAAGATCCTTTTTTAGAATTAAAAAAATTATTAGACCAATATAACGTTGAAAACAATACACACCTTCCTTTTATTGGGGGTGCAATGGGATATATAGGTTATGATAGCAATAAATATTTAGAAGAAATAAAAATAAATTCTATTGATGATGTGAATATATATGATATATATATGGCTTTTTATGATAGTGTAATAATTTATGATCATATGAATGAAGAAATGTTTTTATCAAGTTTGAATATTGAAAAACATGAAAAAATAAAGGGTCTAATTGAAAAAGCGAAGAAGTTTAATTATAAAAAGAAAAATAGATATTTAAATATAAATATTAAATTTAATATGACCAAAGATTATTATTTAAAATCAATAGAAAAGATTAAAGATTACATATATCAAGGGGACGTTTATCAGGTAAATTTTACTCAAAGAATTGAAGTGGATTTGATAAAAAAACCAGAGGAAGTATTTTTTGATTTAAGAGTTATTAATCCAGCACCATTTGCATCATATATAGATACAGGTGAATTTCAAATAATATCCTGTTCTCCAGAAAGATTTATTAGATTAAAAAATAATATCGTGGAAACAAGACCAATTAAAGGTACAAGGCCAAGAGGAAAAAATGAGAAAATAAATGAGTATAATAAAAAAGAACTTTTAAATAGCGCAAAAGATAAAGCAGAATTGTTAATGATTGTAGATCTCGAAAGAAATGATTTGTCAAAAGTCTGTATTCCTGGAACAGTTAAAGTGCCAGAATTATTTGTATTAGAGGAATATGCTACTGTATATCATTTAGTTTCAACAGTGGTGGGCAAGTTAGATAAAAATAATAATGCTATTGATTTAATAAAAGCAACATTTCCAGGCGGATCGATCACAGGAGCTCCTAAAATTAGAGCTATGGAAATTATAGATGAATTAGAACCAACACAAAGAAATATTTATACAGGATCAATAGGTTATATAGGATTTGATAATGTTATGGATTTAAATATAGTCATTAGAACAATTGTTTGTAAAGAGCAAAAAGCTTATGCACAATTTGGTGGAGGAATAGTTTGGGATTCTAATCCTATAGAGGAATATGAAGAATCTTTAACAAAAGGAAAAGCATTAATAGAGGGGCTAAGAATGATATGATTTTTTTTAATGGAAATTTTTATAATGAAAAAATACCATTTAGAGTAAATGAAGGCTTAATGTATGGGCAGGGAGTTTTTGAAACATTAAAAGTAACAGATGGAAAAATAGAATTTTTTAATATGCATTATGAAAGATTATTAGAAGGTTGTAAGATATTGAATATTAATTTTGATTATAGCGAAAAAAAATTATTAAATACCTCAAATGAGGTTATTAATATCAACAAAGATTTTAATGGGAGTTTAAAAATAAATGTTTTAAAAAATAGAAATTCTTATGATATAATCATTTCTTCTAGTGCAAAGAAATATAACAAAAAATTAAAAAATGAAGGATATAAAGTTATATTTGCTGAAAATAGAAGATTTAGTAAAAATATTTTGAATAGAATTAAGTCAAATAATTATTATATAAATATTTTAGAACTGGAAAGAGCAAAAAAATTAAATAAAAATGAAGCAATATTTTTAAATGAAAAAGATGAAATTACCGAGGGAACAGTTTCAAATGTTTTTTTTGTAAAGGATAATGAAATATATACACCTACGCTTAGTTGTGGTTTGTTAAATGGTATTATTAGAAAAATTCTTATTACTGAATTTAATGTTAAAGAGGTTATAATAAAAAAAGAGGATGTATATGAATTTGATTTTGCTTTTTTAACAAACTCTTTAATGAGAATTATGCCGATAAAAATATTTGAAGATATTGAATATAACTTTGATTATAATTATATTCAGGATTTAGAATATAATATTATTAACTTAGGTTTCAAATAGTAAAATAATTGTTGTAGAGGGGTTGAGAAAATGAAGAAAAAGGTAATTTTAGATTGTGATCCAGGACATGATGATGCTGTAGCTATTTTATTAGCAGGTATCGCAAAGGAAATTGAATTATTAGGTGTTATTGCAGTGGCTGGGAATTCATATTTAAGAAATACAGTTAGAAATGCTTTAATTTTAACAGAGATGGCGAATATAAATGTTCCAGTATTTAAAGGTTCTGAAAAACCTTTGTTGAGGAAGCAAATAGTTGCACCGGATATTCATGGAGAAAGTGGTTTAGAAGGCGCTAACCTACCTGAACCGACTAAAAAAGTTGAGAATAAAAATTATTTAGAATTTTTGGCAGAGAATATTTATAGTAATCCAAATGAGATAACATTAGTAGCTGTTGGGCCATTAACAAATATAGCAAAATTTGCTTTAAATTATCCAGATTTAGTACCTTTGGTAAA from Marinitoga hydrogenitolerans DSM 16785 encodes:
- the ade gene encoding adenine deaminase, which translates into the protein MKIKDIIPVALGNEKPDVLLKNARLVNVFTGEIEETNVALFRKRIAGIGDYDDGKEIIDLEGMYLLPGFINAHLHIESSMLSPRQFAKAVLLRGTTTVIADPHEISNVLGLDGLEYMIKSTEGIPLNVYIAIPSAVPATSMETSGARLGPEDMVGFVDSYPNRIIALGEVMNFPGVINRDSELLTKIEILRHMYKKIDGHAPGVTGKELNAYIDAFIRSDHECTTKEEALEKISKGMQVFIREGTAAKNLDALIDAVNVMNHHSFSFCTDDREPLDILKDGDIDYLVRRSIEKGIDPIIAIRMATINTARYYNLRSMGAVSPGYKADMIVVEDLKKMNIKMVFKDSKLVVKDGKFIEKMEGVYNDMPKKFGKVVLPKFAAEDLKVKNKGGKIRVIKIYEGSLLTDEIIVEPKVENGYVVPDIERDIIKIAIFERHTGTNFSIGFVNGFGIKKGAVGTSVGHDSHNIGVIGVNDEDIEIAAKEIKNMNGGMVVVESGKVLAKLPLPIAGLMADTELEEVVEKLEFVEEKMKELGGIDATFMTLSFMQLAVIPNLKITNNGLVNVNKQEYVDLFVD
- a CDS encoding BMP family ABC transporter substrate-binding protein; amino-acid sequence: MKKILVVLLIALLSLTLFGKVKVALLINGTLGDKSFFDSAARGMKWAEEQLGAETKIIEMGYNPAEWEPTLEDISDLGEYDIIIVGTWQMVELLQRIAPLYPDQKYVIFDDAVDYSQGNLDNVYSITYKQNEGSFLAGALAALVSNSKKFKYSVPEKHIIGFLGGMDIPVINDFLVGYIEGAKYVDPDIKVLVSYVGAWNDPAKGKEFTLSMYRQGADVVFAVAGETGNGVLAAAKEMDRWAIGVDSDMQLLYEEKDMDIVKHTLTSMMKNVDFSLFRAIKLYEEGKMPLGKAEALGLKDKGVGLADNKYFEEVMESDPWVLVKLKDLELAIIRGEIEVSTAYGMSNEELNKIRNSVRP
- a CDS encoding ABC transporter ATP-binding protein yields the protein MLLKYKKSLLRKVRAVSDFVLEMRNIWKVYPNGVTANKGVNLRIKKGEIHALLGENGAGKSTLMKILFGFEKPTEGEIYYNGKLVQINSPYRAIELGIGMVHQHFMLVPSLTVVENVVLGMEPRKGFSIDLKKSIEFVENEMNKYGLPVPLNEKVKDISVGMKQRVEIIKTLVRGADLIILDEPTAVLTPQETVELFKALKNLTAAGKTVIFITHKLNEVKEIADRITVLRRGKTIGEAEVKDITEKDMSRMMVGRDVDIEIEKEPAKPGNIVLEAKNLEYTRFDGVKMLKGLNLKLRQGEILGIAGVEGNGQTELVDIITGMDKPEKGEIFIFGKNMMDADNPHEFRKTGMSFIPADRMLYGVSKEDTIEENLISDRFEREPFSNHGVLDYNAITDNARKMIQEFDIRTDGPKTAVKMLSGGNIQKVVVAREFTSNSKIIIADQPTRGIDIAAADFIRRRLVKERDNNVAVLLVSSDLTELLSVSDRILVIYHGEFVAHFEDISKIDENILGEYMLGIKKMSKEEMGDLI
- a CDS encoding ABC transporter permease, whose amino-acid sequence is MKSMKKYEIYRTAIAIGIALILGYILILITVFPKGDIAFAEKLKTALNDANDSFKTFLLSPILKYRRGSWVFNLRGFIQWINESVPIMITGLAVSLIFTAKHFNIGAEGQLFLGAAIATGAAIYFPSIPIITPIIIILIASLVGAGWSAIPGYLKSKWNASEVVTSLMLNYVALYMGLFIIKTFLRDPNAGQLVSLKFSDSATLFLLNTRYRWHSGILIALAMSFILWFVMKKTTWGYKVRLIGNNRYFAHYSGINTQKTFFQVHLLSGAIAGTAGIIELLGYYGRFVWLYSPGYGWDGIIIATLARNNPIYVPLAALFLSYIRVGAKTMGRYTNIPPEMVSILQATIILLVTAEAFLSQMRQRAIEKEAKQSEEAIGGEING
- a CDS encoding ABC transporter permease, which codes for MDNAVLNSILSWEFVAAGIRVTTPVLLAALGALVAELAGTPNIALEGTMLFSAFVGVIISGFTQSLWLSVIGALITGIIMSSILAYFSLKLKTDIIMAAIALNIFASGGTIYALYLLTGDKGSSASLKSLVLPNIDIPIIKNIPILGDILSGHHILTYVAIVLVFLIQYMLYRTPLGLRIRSVGESPDAARSVGISVFKTQYTALIISGMLASLGGVFLSMGYVSWFARDMTSGRGFIALAAQALGGTSAYGVALGSLLFGFSEALSFSLQFLNIPYEVTQSMPFIITVGALAFYAWNKAKNRKNREL
- a CDS encoding biotin transporter BioY; translation: MKNKITLLGLFTAFLIVTSWIKIPTPFGIPFTLQVFGVILTIYFLKKDAWKAVLIYILLGAIGLPVFAGFGGGISVIFGPTGGYIIGFLLATLVAYLPFENIINGFLAIAIIYIFGITGLIFKLDISLIKAINIGFLPFILFDSLKVILGYYTYKLTQKYEIGIIK
- a CDS encoding anthranilate synthase component II, which encodes MILMIDNYDSFTYNLVHYLNLLNEKVKVFRNDKIDIEDIERMNPDMIVISPGPKTPDEAGISLEIIKRFKKNIPIFGVCLGHQTIAQSFGAKIIKAIEPVHGKVYSIKHNSKGIFKGLKNPLKVTRYHSLIVSKRNFPDELEVTAESFEGEIMALKHKIYPIESVQFHPEAILTEQGLDMLRNFLAYAKKYKKEIE
- the pabB gene encoding aminodeoxychorismate synthase component I, yielding MIEKIETQLKLLDIFAALKNRKNTVFLDSQKDKNRLGKYSFLGLYPFLIFKVKNNKIIIEKDRKINEYYAQDPFLELKKLLDQYNVENNTHLPFIGGAMGYIGYDSNKYLEEIKINSIDDVNIYDIYMAFYDSVIIYDHMNEEMFLSSLNIEKHEKIKGLIEKAKKFNYKKKNRYLNINIKFNMTKDYYLKSIEKIKDYIYQGDVYQVNFTQRIEVDLIKKPEEVFFDLRVINPAPFASYIDTGEFQIISCSPERFIRLKNNIVETRPIKGTRPRGKNEKINEYNKKELLNSAKDKAELLMIVDLERNDLSKVCIPGTVKVPELFVLEEYATVYHLVSTVVGKLDKNNNAIDLIKATFPGGSITGAPKIRAMEIIDELEPTQRNIYTGSIGYIGFDNVMDLNIVIRTIVCKEQKAYAQFGGGIVWDSNPIEEYEESLTKGKALIEGLRMI
- a CDS encoding aminotransferase class IV, coding for MIFFNGNFYNEKIPFRVNEGLMYGQGVFETLKVTDGKIEFFNMHYERLLEGCKILNINFDYSEKKLLNTSNEVININKDFNGSLKINVLKNRNSYDIIISSSAKKYNKKLKNEGYKVIFAENRRFSKNILNRIKSNNYYINILELERAKKLNKNEAIFLNEKDEITEGTVSNVFFVKDNEIYTPTLSCGLLNGIIRKILITEFNVKEVIIKKEDVYEFDFAFLTNSLMRIMPIKIFEDIEYNFDYNYIQDLEYNIINLGFK